Within the Candidatus Thermoplasmatota archaeon genome, the region GACAAACGACGTCCGGGCGCGCGAAATCCTGGCCGACGCGGGCCTCACGACGGCCGACACGCTGCAGCGCGCGGCCGAGCTTACCGTGAAGACCGAGCGCGAGCTCCTCGCGCAAACGGGGGGTCGCTAAATGGCCGTCGTCCTCACGCGCGAGACGCGCGTCGTCGTCCAGGGCGCCACGGGTCACCAGGGCCAGTTCCACATCGGCGCCATGAAGCAGTTTGGCACGAACGTCGTGGCCGGCGTGACGCCGGGCAAGGGCGGCCAGACCGTGCACGACGTTCCGGTCTTCGACGGCGTGGCCGAGGCCGTTTCCCGCACGCGCGCCAACTGCTCGCTCGTGCTCGTGCCGGCGCCGTTTGCCAAGGACGCCGTGATCGAGGCGCTCGACGCCGGCGTGAAGACGGTCATCGTCATCACCGAGCACATCCCGTTCCACGACGCCATGGACTTCGTCCACTACGCGAAGTACAAGGGCGCGACGCTCGTCGGCCCCAATTGCCCCGGCGGAGCGTCGCCGGGCGAGCGGTGCAAGGTCGGCATCCTGCCGGGCCACATCTTCAAGCCGGGCTCGGTGGGCATCGCCAGCCGCAGCGGAACGCTCACGTACGAGATCGTGGACGCGCTCACGGCCGCGGGCGTGGGGCAAAGCACGTGCCTTGGCCTGGGCGGCGATCCCATCCCCGGGACCACGTTCGTGGAGGCGCTTTCGCTGTTGGAGCGCGACCCGCAGACGGAGTCGATCGTGCTCGTGGGCGAGATCGGCGGAACGGCCGAGGAGGAGGCAGCCGAGCACATCCGCGGGAACGTTTCGAAGCCGGTGTTCGCCTACATCGCCGGACGCACCGCGCCGCCGGGCAAGCGCATGGGTCACGCGGGCGCCATCATCGCGCGCGGCAAGGGCACGGCCGAGAGCAAGATCGAGGCGTTCCGCAAGGCCGGCGTCGAGGTTGCGAAGTTCCCGACCGACATCGCCGACCTCGTGCGCGCAGCTTCCCGCAGGTAAACCGCCGATTCCCCGGAAAACCGGGTTGACATTTCGCGCCTTTAAGTAGGCGCGGGCCGACGGTCCAAACTTGGTCCAATCTTCTCAAGTACGCTTCCCCGACGAAGC harbors:
- the sucD gene encoding succinate--CoA ligase subunit alpha: MAVVLTRETRVVVQGATGHQGQFHIGAMKQFGTNVVAGVTPGKGGQTVHDVPVFDGVAEAVSRTRANCSLVLVPAPFAKDAVIEALDAGVKTVIVITEHIPFHDAMDFVHYAKYKGATLVGPNCPGGASPGERCKVGILPGHIFKPGSVGIASRSGTLTYEIVDALTAAGVGQSTCLGLGGDPIPGTTFVEALSLLERDPQTESIVLVGEIGGTAEEEAAEHIRGNVSKPVFAYIAGRTAPPGKRMGHAGAIIARGKGTAESKIEAFRKAGVEVAKFPTDIADLVRAASRR